Within the Eucalyptus grandis isolate ANBG69807.140 chromosome 1, ASM1654582v1, whole genome shotgun sequence genome, the region ttattccaatttttgaatattttaagactcgatttaattgtactttttgcaaGATTTATAACtcgattgcatttttttcaacaaatttgaaaacttcGCTTGAAGCGATCACAACTTGAATTGCGACATGTGATGCTCAATAGGTGCTGCAACGAAAGCAAATCGAATCTCATTCGTATCTCGACTCGTTTTAATCATAACTGAGTTTTTGAGAGGACTTAAATTCTCAATTACAGGACCACTCTTGGACACTATAGAAATTTTCCCAAGATTCGAGACCGGTCATGGATTTACCCAATAGGTTATCAGAACCCAATAAAAGAGTTTGCAAAAATTGCCATGCACTTTTAGTGGAATTCGTTTACCATGTGCTTCAATCAAGATGCATAATGACATTGCCATGCTTGTTTtctagtgaaaaaaaaaagaatacctgATCCTCCGGGAAGGATAACAACGAGGAAGGCAGGTGGAGGTCAAGTCAATCATGAGGTGCATGTGGTGAATTTGCTGGGGGGGGTCGCTCGTTTTACGAAATACCAAATTTGGCCCCCAAAAGAATTATAGATTGGGCCCACCTAATTCAAATATCGAACTAATATTCGGCTATTTCTCGCATGTGAGAGTCGCGACGGGGCTTCCGACCGAGCGCGTGCAGCTGCTTCCTCGTTCTCTTCCTAAAGGTGACGCTTGGGCGGCTGCTCCGAGTCCGACATTTTACTCGTGCAGGTTGCTCGAGATGAAGGAGTTAGAGCTGCGGTTTTCCCTCTCGATgcacaaaaattaataatttaaaaaaaaattacaaaagttttTTAACTATACTCATcataacacatttatcctaaaaattttatacaaataattataaacttATACACACGTGACGTATTTATATCGAAACcataaatttgtattgtattaCGTAAGTacaagttttgagttttttatgttATGAAAAAAAGTTCTAGATAAATACATCGGGTGTGTATAGGTTTGGGATTTTgtgtgtaaaaaaaaatattttaagataaatgtgtcaataatttagggatttttatggtttttttcataatttttatccCTTATCATTGCTAATTGACTGTTGCTATGCAGTTGAGTTGAGGTTTGATGTCAATCGATGGCTTGTTGTTGAGTGATAGCAATGCACATGAGCACAAATGATCTCACTCGTCAGATCAAAATGGCCCCGCCTTATATGTTAAGTGCACATGCACCAAGCATCAAAATTAGTGATTGTTATTACATTATTTCACTTATTTTCTACCTGAAAAAATAACTAGATGATTAGTTGACTTGTCATGCAACATCAGTTAGTTAGTAAACATGATGTGAGAAATGTAAGATTATTTGGTACTATGAGACGTAAGACCACTTGAATGCATTATGAACTTAAGACCTAACATTCTAGGTTGTAAGACGCTTCTTGATCGGCCAAACGAAGCAATACATGTTTTTGGGTGAGGCACTGATGAATGGTCATTGAACTACTTAGGTAGTCCCCTCAATCTTCAAACGAAGCAAAGCATATTTCATAGTTCTCTCATGGAATTTGGATAACACGTATCCTAACATGAGAAAGAGATAATAGCTCACTTCTCCACCTTTGCGAAAAAACATTAGATACTCTAGATCTACATTGGCCCACTCAACATGAGTTATTAGATCCTATAAATTCACGCGAAACTCATATGATTTAAATAGTTAGCACGGAATAGACTTATGCAGACCCAGAGTCTAAAAAGAAGGGCttaaactttgaaaagtaacaTATCGCTCATATGAACTTTCCTGTAATTACACTTCAGCTCCAACTTTGAAAGCTCACAAATTACAATGGAACTTAGATGTTTGTTGtctttgccaattttttttttttccaatctacAAATCCATTAGGTATCACTAGCAATGGCCtaactcgatttttttttatgaagatattttttgtCGTGTGCTTTGAAACGCTAAGAAAATGGAGGGATGAACGGTTACTGAAGCTAAGAAAACTTAAGTAAAGTCCATTTGcgtcgagaaaaataacttaatATATAAACAGAAAAATAGCTACCATGAAAATTAAATTCCACCAGGAAATTTTATGACTACTCGAAGCTCGGAAGTAAAACCAAATGTGCCTtcatctctcttcctcttttatttatttattttgcccttttctctttcttttctcctgcCGTCAAAATGAAAAACTATTTCATCACGAACCGACACTGTTCTACGACTACTACGTTATCGTCCTCTTCCGAAGGTCAACAAAACAGGGCCTCCCAAAACGCGGTTTCTTCCTgaccaaaaaagagaaaccaaagaaaagagACACGGTTTCTCCACCGACTACCGGCTCGTGACCGGGATCCTCCTGGCGGCCACGCCATACAGTGGGCAGGTCCGGTTTCCCCGAACCTCCCCCCACCCCCCACGAAAACCCCCGTCCGAGTCTATATATACCCCCCACCCAGGCGCTCCTCACCACGCCACGTACGCTACGCCCCGCCCTCCGGTCCGACCCGACCCTGCAAAATCCCGTTCTCTCTCTCGGAGGAGATATTTCGCCGTCGTTCAAGGTACGATTCCTGGCCTCTCGCTTCCGATCTTCTCCGCGGGCTCGATCGCGCGTGGAACTCGCAGATCGTGGTCGAATCGAGTCCACATTTTGCTGATTTCCGCCGACTCGTTCGAATCCGAGAAAGTGGGAGCTGGCTGGGTCGGCTTTTGCCCCCCGATTTCGTCGGTGATGTGCTCGAATTCGTCTGCTGCGCAGTTCGATCGTCTTGCGGCTCGTTCGCTTCGATCTGCGGCGAACTCGCGCTGATCGCGCTCGTGTGAGCTCCTCGTGGTTGGTCTGTACGGTAAAGGTTGTGTCTTCGTGTTCGTGAGTAGATTAGGGCCTGAGAGGGCTTAGAGACGGATCTGTGTTGCGGTCGAGGTTGATAGCGACGTGGAGCGCTCGAACGCCGAGGATCACTTCGAGATCGCAGTGAAATATGATCATCGGGGCCGTTTTTGAGGGTTTTTTTAGTAGCTTTAATAGAGGATGTTGGTACTAACGAACCAGTTTTTCCCAGGTCTTGCGTTGACAAAAATAGTTATCCGGAAGAACAAATCTGGTCTTATGTTTGTTGTTGGTAGAATTTGGAAAAGTTCGTTTTTTTATATCCTGATGAAATGGTagaacaaggaaagaaaaggatctCGTAGGTAGGACGGTATTGTGCTAGTTGTTTGGGTCTCTGGAAAGACAACTTACAGCTATTATTTTCTGCCGTGTGCACTGATCTAGCTCTTGGCTGTtgattttggggtttttgactGATTGAACACTCAGCAGTCggttttcaccaaaaaaaaaaaaaaaaaaaaatccgcaGTCGGCTTATTCACTCTAAATCATTTTCTCTTGTCTGCAATTGTGTTTATGTTCCTGTTCCTTATCCTCTATATGCTGATGATCTGCTGACTTAGCAGCAGAGCAGGGATATGTGGTgcataatttgtttaatgtcaTTGTAGTTTGTTTATTGTATGATGCATCTGATGCTGACTCCTGATTCTTTCTTTGACATTTGGGGAACAGATAAGAAGTTGCTAGAGGCAAGTTATTTCGAAGATGGCGCTTGTTTCAGGAGGAAGGTCAACGTTGAACCCAGATGCCCCTCTATTCATCCCCGCTGCTGTTCGCCAGGTTGAGGATTTCTCCCCAGAGTGGTGGCAGCTGGTTACGACCTCTACGTGGTATCGTGATTATTGGCTCAGCGAACATCCTGAAGGGCTAGATGACAATGTGGACTTCGAGGATGAACTTCACGGCAGCGATGTGGCAGATTTGCTTCCAGATACCTTTGATCTCAATGCTGAAGATTTTTCCTTAATGGATTCCCAGTTCGAGGAGTTCATCCGATTTACTGAGTCTGAGGGGAACGATTTGTCTGCCCCAGCATTCGATGGAACAAATGGAAAAGGTATACTGCTAGATTCCTTTTAAGTCCTTGCTGTGAGAACATTCACTGTTTGTAACTTTTCTCATTATAACTCCATCTCTCTCCTATCAGGCAAAATGAGCTTATGCCCAGTGTCTGAGAAGCATGGGACCAAAGCAAGCGAAAAGATCTTTCCATACTAATCTATATCATCTCTAATCCAAGACCGGaataaacaaatataaatttgatgTAGTTTTAAGGAGCTCTACAGCTTTATGAGAATGTCATACTTGCAAAATAGGGCATGTTTGCTTAAACTTGTTGAGTTTTCTTTGGTTATGTAGGACTCCTAATGAATGACggtttttgttgttgttttctccaaaatagCAGGCCTTTTAGATATGGGCGCAATGAAGCAGAATGCAGACTTTTTGAAGTCTTTGGACGTTGAACGCCAATGGACAAAAAAGAATCGGCAAAATATGCAGAGAAGCCAGCCAAGAATGTGAATGCAAAATGCAGCCCCCGCTTCATCCAGCAGCCTCGCTGAAGTTCCCTCTGAGGATAGTTCTTCAGCGTAGGCTTGCATGCCCCACTGGGGTAGGTTTTTTACCTGTTTCCTGTAGTTCTTTTTGTAGAGCAAGGTCACTTTATGCGGCCCTTGACCATCTGGCATCTGCcatgtattttcctttcttaacCAAAGGCACTTTgtgaaaatgtaaaaatcaaAGTGTATAAtcaactagaaaaagaaaagagaaatctcCTTGTTCAGCCTACCACAGTTGAGTATCCGTCGTCTGTTTCATCGTATATAGCTGTAGTTTCGCAAAGGGACATTTCAATAGTATCGTGGGTGGCCAGTTTGGGGACTTCGTCACTCTTTGACAACAGAAGTGGCAACAGAATGTTATGGTGattttgggataagtacattatCAAAACTTGTCAACGATGTTCACTTTGTTGCCAAAAGTTTCTATCAGATTtgtgaaatattttgaaaaacaccaTCACTCTCAGTGGTGCAGTTGGCTCGGGCTCTTTGCGACGAAGCACCAAAAGTTTCTATCggatttgtgaaattttttgaaatacaCCATCAACTTCAGCGGTGCAGTTGGACGAAGGTAGCTTGAGCTTTCTTCCCCATCACGAGTAGGATTCTTATCTGTAGTATTGTGGTGATATAAGTCCTCCAGTCACTTTTTCAGGGTTTGCTCATTTATTAACTCACGGGTtccttaacaaaaaataaaaataaaaattgaaaaacaatcattttaatGTCAACTTCCATTAGATTGACTGAAAATCTGACATcgtaaaacgacgtcgtttggtgtcTTTTTATCAAGTTGAAACTTTAAATCCCCTTTTATCAAGGTGAAACTTTATCCtcaaattgaaagagagaaaggcatgtcctcttcttcttgtcgaagaccaccaccaccaccaacagtGCACTAGTCGCACCTTCgactcctcttcttcctcctcctcccctgcCCTCACAACAAACTAGTGGCACCtgacccctcttcttcctcctccaatcGCACCTTCgactcctcttcttcctcctctactGCCCTCACAACACACCAACGGCACCTTCgacctctcttcttcctcttcctccgccCTTGCAGTGCACCGACGGCACCTTTGAcccctcatcttcttcctcctcctctgcccttGCCCTTGCCTCCTATTCTTCCTGCCACTTTTTacttgagcaacaatctcagtctctccttgctcacctggtcgagcaaTTATAATGGAGGCTGAGCAACAGTggctcttcttccttctcctccttcgccTTTGCAGTGCACCGACAGCACCTTCGACCCCtcatctttctcctccttctctgcCCTTGTCTCCTATTCTTTCTGCcacttcttgcttgagcaacaatctcagACTCTCATTGCTCACCTGGCAGGCGAacgatggtggccgagcgaacaaaaacctaatttcaatccccatgaGTTATACGGCATCATTTTTGTGAGGGATGTTCATGTATAACGGTAAAACAACGTCATTTCTTGAGGAAGATaaaaacaatgtcgtttaaggccattgcaattttttttttttttaaatataaaaggcACGCAATTAattgatttggcacttaaatgatccaacaGAATTTTTTGGTACAAAAGTAAGCACCGTACACAAGTTTTGACACTGATAATGTACTTACCTGGGATTTTGCCAAGCATTACATCCCATAACATTCTCAAAAAATTATGGATGTAAACCAGAGGGTCAGCCATTTGTCTTAATTTTTGCATCGACAATTATAAGATTGGACGTTGTTATCCCCCACCAAAGCGCCACCTACCTGTTATTTTCCCCGTTATCGTACCTCCGCAGAAACAATGTTGACCTCGAGCAGATTAAGACACAACTAGAACTATAACGGAGTAAAAAATGGGACGGTAGTTGAAGTAATGCTGTCTCAGGAAGTAGATCATGCCACCGAGCAAAGCAAGACTTCGACAGCAGCACGCCTCATGAATAATATCAACATATGCACTTTATTCAACCCCTTGAATAGAAAACTAGTTGTACATTTAGCTTGAATCGTTCTACAATCATCTAACAATTGATGACATTCGGACGTCGTTGTAGCAGCAACGGTCCTCACACTGATCCATTTGCACCTCCCCTACTTCCTGAATCCAAAATTGGTGTTTGAAAAAAAGCGAACAAAAAGTGCAAGCTGCCTATGGGTGCATGAACCAAGCACTCGGCTCAAAAAGGCTGCATCTTTCTCCGTGGCCTGTAACCTCTGCCGCAGACCTTAATGCTCAATGAGGTCGTCAAAAGGGAGTTCATGCTTCAAACAGAGACCTGAGAAAGCAAATCATCAGTCTCCTCTTGGagttccttctttctcttggaTTCAAGTTTGTTTTGATTGCCAATGGCATCAGATATAGCTTTCGGCAGCCAGAACCCAGGTCTTTCAAGGAAAGGAGCCCGATCTAGAACCAAAGGTTCTCGTAAAGTAACTTCAATGCCGTTGTATGTCCACAGTGAAAGGGTTGCTTCGCCCTTGAGACCTATAGAAAACCAACCCAGTCCAGCTATTGCGATGTCCAAACTATTCACATCCCAACTGGTCCCGGAAACTTTCATTTCCCTTTCCTCCCATTTGCCTAATTCAGAGGCTCTTTCTTTTCCAACTGGAGgctgagaaaaaaaagagaactcaGAATCATTGTCACAAGAAACACTGAATTTAGTTCGGACAAATTCATTTTGTCAGGTGACCATGTGGACACACCCATCACAAAATTCGCCAACATTTCAGATCTTAATTGGTCAAGTTTTAAAGTGCACCTTCCCATGAGAAAAGGAAACACGAAGGAACATTGAGACTCAATAAGCTAAAACAGACACCTGCAGATATGATtacatctcaaatttgaaatgttCTTTCAGCTCCAGAACTTACGGACACAGAATGTATGTGGAGAGAAACTGAACAGCTAAGGACAAGCTTGGGCATTTTCAGCTACAATATGCTCATTATGACTAAGTGGGAAACAAGCACGGAAATACACATATACAGTATCAAACCAGaacaacaatatatatatatataagccaGACTAGGAACTCCatcttttttattgattaacTAGGAACCCCATGTTACTCGTAGTAAAGCTTACAGAAAATTGGGCAAGCACTTACCTGCAACCTTATGCCAACATGGTTTCTCCAAATCTCTTCAGCATTTTCAATTTTCCCTAAATGTAGAGAGACGCTTGGAGATGCGCAGATTGTGACATAAATTGTCTCTACAGAAGCTTGATTAAGGTCTAATCTCGCTAAGCCACCAACATGCACAGCCTGCCCAGCCTATAAAAGCACAAGAAAGAATTAGACCCTATGGCACAACTGAATCACGCTACCATTGCAGGAATGTACCTACACAAAGTTTAGAAATGCCCAACATCCGTGTAGTGTGAATTATTAAAAGTCTATATGGGCACATATCCTCCGGCTTTCTGCCAGAGCCATCTATAATGCTTCTaggggaagagggaaaaaacTCATCTCAATAAACATGTTTTTTGAGATCCTTTAATCACAACGTTAGCTATAAAGAGACAATTTATACCTTTAAAAGGTAATGCTAGTGCACAGAATCTTAAGCACGTCAGGTTCAATTCTTTGCCCCATGTCAGTGGTAGAGAGGAATATATCGAACCGTTTATCATGATATGGTATCACTATCgatgaaaaattatgtaaaagAATTTGTCGGTGAGAAGCTTGCCTTCACTCTGTAAGTCCGAGGTTGTAGTTCTTTTCTTATTTCGATCATTTTCTGCTCATCCCTGTTCAGTCTCATAGACATCAAGTATGGATGAAGAAGCCCTGGTGTGTCGAACATCTTTGCCTTGGCTGACAGAATCCCTCTAATCCTCAAAATACCTAGTGTCGTCCCAGGAATGGGAGCTTCCGTCAGTTTTGAGATTTTCGCTCCTTCCTTCTTTGCCGTAACATTAATTAGAGTAGATTTTCCAGCATTTTGTGCCCCTACTACCCACACATTTCCTCTTGGACCTGCCAGTTCCTTGATGAATGCCAACAAATTCCTCACTCCCAAATCCTTACGAGAACTAACCATATAAACCCCGCTTAGCTTTGGTGCTCCTCCTGCCTTAGCACGGTGCCGGACCCAACTATCTAGCCTTGAGGGCGAAATTTGAGACGGGAGCAGATCCACCTTTGTAGCCACAAGAACAAGCTTGGGCAACTTCTTATTAAGCTTCAGGTCATTTTTAGTTCCTTCCAGTGCCTCAAACAAGGTCTTTGCTGCTCTTTTTGGGAAAGACCCATCGAAATCAACACAATCAACCACCATAACCACGACGGTAGAATTTGCGTTTCCGGTGGGCTTCATCAAACGGGTGGTGATTAGCCTATCGAAATCGAAATCGGGTATCAAGTTCTCTGCTGCTTGGTTTTTCACATGCCCGTAGTTCCTCAACGAATGGCATCGAGCGCACACAGTGACCTTCTCTACCTCCTTCTGAGCCTCTCTAGCCAATCTCTTTCTTTCAGCTTTCGAcaacttctctttcttcttctgctctcGTCGCTCCACAATCTCCTCTGTGATGTTGCCATACCCAACTCCAGCAGGTGTGAAACCATCGACTTCCAAATCCTCCGAATCGCCTTCCCCCAAAAACTTTTCCTCCCACTCATCACTCTCCCAATCAAACTCACCTCCCACCTCACCATCTATCCCTACTCGACCCTCGGCAACATCCGCAAGCTCcccaatttcttcttcaaaaaggtcctccacgacaccatcatcatccccatcctcatcctcatctccCGACGCTTCTCCCTCGCTGACCTTCCGCTTCTGGTAATACCCGGGAAGGCCGGGGTCCTCGTCCTGCATGAAGACTCCGCACCCGGGACAAATCTGCCCGCGCTCCTCATCCTCGTCCCTCCCTTCGCTCAGAACCGGAGGACTCCTACCGCTCTTCCTACGCGCAGCCTTGCCCTCGCCTTTCTTGGTCGTTCCCGCCGCCGAATGGTTCTTCGCAGCCGAAGCCACGAGCGAAAAGCTCTCGCCTTTGTCGCCGCCTGAGCATGACAGCGGCGTTCCTTCATCTACGCACGGGTCATGatatcctcttcttcttcccctccttCTACTCGTAATCGGTGGAAATTCGACGAGGGGCGGAAGAAAATGGACTTACTTGAGAAGAGACGAGGTCGCCTTCTCGTCGTTGCCGGGAATGCCGCAACGACGTTGCCGTTGAGAGCCTTGAGTGCGATCGGTATTCGAGAGAGAGGCGGCGAAGGTAGCGCCGTCGCCGCCATTTTCGTCAGGCCCCGGCGGCGATGGAGCTTGGTGCCGCGGATACAGATTACAGAGCGTGACTTCGTTGATGATTTTTCGTTTAATTTGTTTATGCTTTGTACTATTATACACCTGGTTTATCCATcgatcaatttcatctcatttgGCCTTTTATTTGCCCTTTaaaatctccctttttctccCTCGTATGTAAAAAATATCTCGATTTTGCCCCATTAATTtctccattcatttatttacatTCTTTTCTTGACATAATGACTTAGAACACgaataataatcattttttagtctgaaattaatttctataagagaaaaaaaaatttatattcctaatttttcatgagtttttaagtaaaaataagcATTTAGTAACAACATAAAacttttattcttg harbors:
- the LOC104444503 gene encoding protein EARLY RESPONSIVE TO DEHYDRATION 15 isoform X2, producing MALVSGGRSTLNPDAPLFIPAAVRQVEDFSPEWWQLVTTSTWYRDYWLSEHPEGLDDNVDFEDELHGSDVADLLPDTFDLNAEDFSLMDSQFEEFIRFTESEGNDLSAPAFDGTNGKGLLDMGAMKQNADFLKSLDVERQWTKKNRQNMQRSQPRM
- the LOC104444503 gene encoding protein EARLY RESPONSIVE TO DEHYDRATION 15 isoform X1 is translated as MALVSGGRSTLNPDAPLFIPAAVRQVEDFSPEWWQLVTTSTWYRDYWLSEHPEGLDDNVDFEDELHGSDVADLLPDTFDLNAEDFSLMDSQFEEFIRFTESEGNDLSAPAFDGTNGKAGLLDMGAMKQNADFLKSLDVERQWTKKNRQNMQRSQPRM
- the LOC104444519 gene encoding GTP-binding protein BRASSINAZOLE INSENSITIVE PALE GREEN 2, chloroplastic, coding for MAATALPSPPLSRIPIALKALNGNVVAAFPATTRRRPRLFSSGDKGESFSLVASAAKNHSAAGTTKKGEGKAARRKSGRSPPVLSEGRDEDEERGQICPGCGVFMQDEDPGLPGYYQKRKVSEGEASGDEDEDGDDDGVVEDLFEEEIGELADVAEGRVGIDGEVGGEFDWESDEWEEKFLGEGDSEDLEVDGFTPAGVGYGNITEEIVERREQKKKEKLSKAERKRLAREAQKEVEKVTVCARCHSLRNYGHVKNQAAENLIPDFDFDRLITTRLMKPTGNANSTVVVMVVDCVDFDGSFPKRAAKTLFEALEGTKNDLKLNKKLPKLVLVATKVDLLPSQISPSRLDSWVRHRAKAGGAPKLSGVYMVSSRKDLGVRNLLAFIKELAGPRGNVWVVGAQNAGKSTLINVTAKKEGAKISKLTEAPIPGTTLGILRIRGILSAKAKMFDTPGLLHPYLMSMRLNRDEQKMIEIRKELQPRTYRVKAGQAVHVGGLARLDLNQASVETIYVTICASPSVSLHLGKIENAEEIWRNHVGIRLQPPVGKERASELGKWEEREMKVSGTSWDVNSLDIAIAGLGWFSIGLKGEATLSLWTYNGIEVTLREPLVLDRAPFLERPGFWLPKAISDAIGNQNKLESKRKKELQEETDDLLSQVSV